One Cupriavidus taiwanensis LMG 19424 DNA segment encodes these proteins:
- a CDS encoding HD domain-containing protein has product MNTAPACPLQERFMALWTLAGGTRAADAYADLARCYGEPARHYHNLDHVRRCLQDLDWARSAIPDAADVELALWCHDVIYVPGAADNEARSAAWLRHWSAGTVAAAGRVAALILETTHAEVPASLAGRFTADIDLAALGCSRARFQDNGARLRAERTDLDDAAYDAAERAFLQRLLASPRIYATDLFQSRYEAQARANLAWRLAQPTGTRR; this is encoded by the coding sequence ATGAACACCGCTCCGGCCTGCCCGCTGCAAGAGCGCTTCATGGCGCTCTGGACCCTGGCGGGCGGCACCCGCGCCGCAGACGCGTATGCCGACCTGGCCCGCTGCTACGGCGAGCCGGCCCGGCATTACCACAACCTGGACCATGTGCGCCGCTGCCTGCAGGACCTGGACTGGGCGCGCAGCGCGATACCCGATGCCGCCGACGTGGAGCTGGCGCTGTGGTGCCATGACGTCATCTATGTGCCTGGCGCCGCCGACAACGAAGCGCGCAGCGCCGCGTGGCTGCGGCACTGGTCGGCCGGCACGGTGGCGGCCGCGGGGCGCGTCGCCGCGCTGATCCTGGAAACCACGCATGCCGAGGTGCCGGCCAGCCTGGCCGGACGCTTTACCGCCGATATCGACCTGGCCGCGCTGGGATGCAGCCGGGCGCGTTTCCAGGACAACGGCGCGCGCCTGCGCGCCGAACGCACCGACCTGGACGATGCCGCCTATGACGCCGCCGAGCGCGCCTTCCTGCAGCGCCTGCTGGCCAGTCCCCGCATCTATGCCACCGACCTGTTCCAGTCACGCTACGAGGCGCAGGCGCGTGCCAATCTCGCCTGGCGGCTGGCCCAGCCTACAGGAACTCGCCGGTGA
- a CDS encoding patatin-like phospholipase family protein translates to MPPEPVQAKPVALALQGGGMHGAFTWGVLDRLLEDGRLAIEGVSATSAGAMNGTVLAYGLMQGGSDGARRALHDFWQAIAHSAQRFNPLRWLPWFKGSHTLGLNHSPLYAMADITLRLLSPYQFNPGNANPLRDVLLGQVDFAALRERCPIRLYLCATNIETSRIRIFAQEELSVDAVLASACVPTLFQAVSIDGQHYWDGGYVGNPAIFPLIYHCQTHDVVIVHINPIVRRGVPTTAAEILNRVNEVSFNSSLMREMRAIGFVTTLIQQGKIDRTEMKEMWIHSIRSDETMAALGVSTKYNADWEFLCALRDQGRQAATLWLERNYDCVGQRSSVDITGEFL, encoded by the coding sequence ATGCCGCCCGAGCCTGTCCAAGCCAAGCCCGTGGCGCTGGCCTTGCAAGGCGGCGGCATGCACGGTGCGTTTACCTGGGGCGTGCTCGACCGTCTGCTGGAAGACGGCCGGCTGGCGATCGAGGGCGTCAGCGCCACCAGTGCCGGCGCCATGAACGGCACGGTGCTGGCCTATGGCCTGATGCAGGGCGGCAGCGACGGTGCGCGCCGGGCACTGCATGACTTCTGGCAGGCCATCGCGCACTCGGCGCAGCGCTTCAACCCGCTGCGCTGGCTGCCGTGGTTCAAGGGCAGCCATACGCTGGGGCTGAACCACTCCCCGCTGTACGCCATGGCCGACATCACGCTGCGCCTGCTGTCGCCGTACCAGTTCAACCCGGGCAATGCCAACCCGCTGCGCGACGTGCTGCTCGGTCAGGTGGACTTCGCGGCGCTGCGCGAGCGTTGCCCGATCCGGCTGTACCTGTGCGCCACCAATATCGAGACCAGCCGCATCCGCATCTTTGCGCAGGAAGAGCTGAGCGTCGACGCGGTGCTGGCCTCGGCCTGCGTGCCCACGCTGTTCCAGGCGGTCAGCATCGACGGGCAGCATTACTGGGACGGCGGCTATGTCGGCAACCCGGCGATCTTTCCGCTGATCTATCACTGCCAGACGCACGATGTGGTGATCGTCCACATCAATCCGATCGTGCGGCGCGGGGTGCCGACCACGGCGGCGGAGATCCTGAACCGCGTCAACGAGGTCAGCTTCAACTCGTCGCTGATGCGTGAGATGCGGGCGATCGGCTTCGTCACCACGCTGATCCAGCAAGGCAAGATCGACCGCACCGAGATGAAGGAGATGTGGATCCATTCGATCCGCTCGGACGAAACCATGGCCGCGCTGGGGGTCTCGACCAAGTACAACGCCGACTGGGAGTTCCTGTGCGCGCTGCGCGACCAGGGCCGCCAGGCGGCGACGCTATGGCTGGAGCGCAACTATGACTGCGTGGGCCAGCGCTCCAGCGTCGATATCACCGGCGAGTTCCTGTAG